A window of the Torulaspora globosa chromosome 6, complete sequence genome harbors these coding sequences:
- a CDS encoding aldo/keto reductase family protein has protein sequence MSNSPKIVYGGYPFGTLPHEESSKIVEALNKNGIKEVDTARIYPGSEKAIGELHLPEQFVIDTKARGFSDGSLTKKGIQESIAESLGLLGVESVEIFYLHCPDRDTEIEETIDAINELHQQGKFKKFGLSNFPAKDVEQVYNYAKSKGYVLPTVYQGNYNAVARRSESELFPLLRKLNIAFYAYSPIAGGFLARSVDDIKNGEGRFDPNTPVGQIYLKLYSRPALLTALDEWDKLAQKVGTSKARLAYRWVVHNSVLSGKFGDAVIIGGRNADQVTDTAEAISEGPLPANIVSEIDKLWEKIKDEAPLDNYSF, from the coding sequence ATGTCAAATTCGCCTAAAATCGTCTACGGGGGATACCCATTCGGTACACTTCCCCATGAGGAGTCATCCAAAATAGTTGAAGCTTTGAACAAGAATGGTATCAAAGAAGTGGATACCGCCAGAATTTATCCAGGAAGCGAGAAAGCCATCGGTGAGCTACACTTACCTGAGCAATTTGTGATAGACACCAAGGCTAGAGGATTTTCTGATGGTAGCTTGACGAAGAAAGGAATTCAAGAATCAATTGCAGAGTCGCTTGGTTTACTAGGAGTTGAAAGTGTCGAAATTTTCTATCTTCACTGTCCCGACCGCGATACAGAAATCGAGGAAACTATTGATGCGATCAACGAATTGCACCAACAAggaaagttcaagaagtttggtctttcaaactttccGGCCAAGGACGTCGAGCAAGTATACAACTACGCCAAGAGTAAGGGTTACGTTCTACCAACCGTTTACCAAGGTAATTACAATGCCGTGGCTCGTagatctgaatctgagctgtttcctttgttgagaaagctcAACATCGCTTTTTATGCATATTCTCCTATTGCCGGAGGGTTCTTAGCAAGGAGcgttgatgatatcaagaacGGCGAAGGTAGATTCGATCCAAACACTCCTGTTGGGCAGATCTATCTCAAGTTGTACAGCAGGCCCGCACTTTTGACAGCGCTTGATGAGTGGGACAAATTGGCACAGAAGGTGGGCACATCAAAAGCTCGTCTGGCCTACAGATGGGTTGTGCATAATTCGGTACTCTCTGGCAAATTTGGAGACGCCGTTATTATTGGAGGCAGGAACGCTGATCAAGTTACTGACACTGCAGAAGCCATCTCTGAGGGTCCTTTACCCGCAAATATTGTCTCTGAGATAGACAAGCTATGGGAGAAAATTAAAGATGAAGCACCTCTTGATAATTACTCGTTCTGA
- a CDS encoding aldo/keto reductase, whose product MSELFAPAPEPPTELGRLNLLSKTAGIKVSPLVFGAMSIGEAWSEAVGSMDKESSFKLLDAYYEAGGNFIDTANNYQNEESEAWLGEWMESRKVRDQLVIATKFTADYKSYEVGKGRSANFYGNNRRSLHVSVRDSLKKLKTDWIDILYVHWWDHMTSIEELMDSLHVLVQQGKVLYLGASDTPAWVVSAANYYAVSHGKTPFSVYQGRWNVMLRDFEREILPMAKHFGMALVPWDVLGGGRFQSKESIEERKKRGEKLRSFGQPPEQTELEVKISSALEKVAKEHGTQSVTAIALAYIRSKGTNVFPLVGGRKVEHLKDNIAALSIKLTPEQVSYLESVVPFDIGFPTSLIGQNPAISGELAFLSASCYKLNLDSLQFK is encoded by the coding sequence ATGTCTGAGTTGTTTGCACCCGCACCTGAACCTCCTACAGAGTTGGGCCGCTTAAACCTTTTGTCGAAAACCGCTGGCATCAAAGTTTCTCCTTTGGTCTTTGGAGCTATGTCGATTGGGGAAGCATGGTCTGAGGCTGTGGGATCAATGGACAAGGAGAGTAGCTTTAAATTGCTAGACGCATACTACGAAGCGGGTGGGAACTTTATCGACACGGCGAACAACTACCAGAATGAAGAGTCCGAAGCTTGGCTTGGCGAATGGATGGAGTCTAGGAAAGTTCGCGACCAGCTGGTGATCGCTACAAAGTTTACAGCCGATTACAAATCCTACGAAGTGGGCAAAGGCAGGAGTGCGAATTTTTATGGAAACAATAGGCGCAGTCTGCACGTAAGTGTGCGCgactccttgaagaagctgaagacGGACTGGATCGATATCCTGTATGTTCACTGGTGGGACCATATGACTTCGATAGAGGAGTTGATGGATAGCTTGCACGTTCTGGTGCAGCAGGGTAAAGTTTTGTACCTAGGAGCTTCTGACACACCAGCATGGGTCGTGTCTGCCGCTAACTATTACGCTGTGTCGCACGGTAAGACTCCGTTCAGTGTTTATCAAGGCAGATGGAACGTTATGCTCAGAGATTTCGAACGAGAGATCCTTCCAATGGCCAAGCATTTCGGTATGGCGCTCGTGCCCTGGGACGTTCTTGGTGGGGGAAGGTTCCAGAGCAAAGAATCCATCGAGGAGCGTAAAAAGCGTGGAGAGAAATTGCGGTCGTTTGGTCAGCCTCCTGAGCAGACAGAGTTGGAAGTGAAGATCAGTTctgctttggagaaagtTGCCAAAGAACATGGCACGCAGTCCGTGACAGCTATTGCTCTTGCGTATATCAGGTCCAAAGGAACCAACGTCTTCCCGCTTGTGGGAGGCAGAAAGGTtgagcatttgaaagataACATTGCAGCTTTATCGATCAAGCTGACTCCAGAACAAGTCAGCTACCTCGAGAGTGTTGTTCCCTTTGATATCGGGTTCCCCACAAGTCTTATTGGTCAGAACCCAGCCATCTCGGGGGAGCTTGCTTTCCTTTCTGCATCTTGTTATAAGCTAAACCTTGATTCCTtgcagttcaaatga